The proteins below are encoded in one region of Festucalex cinctus isolate MCC-2025b chromosome 2, RoL_Fcin_1.0, whole genome shotgun sequence:
- the LOC144014827 gene encoding uncharacterized protein LOC144014827 isoform X2, with translation MLMHRTPGWEQPSRSAPRPTRGFTPASASSPQTSSTAASSQVKFIFIKSKNLVCYSLKSKNHVRCGFKLSQVKSIFIILKFPRLGKVAVVSSSLVSAEEPLSQVLSSRQSCHCLKFTRLGRVPVAPGQHPPPPLQFRAPRGVRPAAIPLLLQFRRRSASVCSPLQGWAPGGIQQAAFSLSLQLQRRSAIVRPPLQSRAPGGVWPVANSLSLQLRRRSANVRPLLQSRAPSGVRPAAISLSHSSSGGARPASAPRASPRCPEASGQRPSLSRSSSSGARLAAASRSSSSARSVAAFTLCLASWTPSCSARPGLTRMASWSTPSRIAMTCTHSVFVQSQYERKLRHPGV, from the exons ATGCTGATGCATCGGACTCCAGGATGGGAGCAGCCCTCTCGCAGTGCTCCCCGACCGACCAGAGGCTTCACCCCTGCCTCGGCTTCAAGTCCCCAAACCTCGTCTACCGCggcttcaagtcaagtcaagttcatCTTTATCAAGTCCAAGAACCTCGTCTGCTATAGCCTCAAGTCCAAGAACCACGTCCGCTGCGGCTTcaagttaagtcaagtcaagtccatctTTATCATTCTCAAGTTCCCTCGTCTCGGCAAAGTTGCCGTCGTCTCAAGTTCCCTCGTCTCGGCAGAAGAGCCGCTGTCTCAAGTTCTTTCATCTCGGCAGAGTTGCCATTGTCTCAAGTTCACTCgtctcggcagag TTCCGGTGGCGCCTGGCCAGCATCCACCCCCCCCGCTCCAGTTCCGGGCGCCAAGAGGCGTCCGGCCAGCGGCTATCCCTCTCttgctccagttccggcggcgctcggccagcgTCTGCTCACCTCTTCAGGGGTGGGCGCCAGGTGGCATCCAACAAGCGGccttctctctctcactccagCTCCAGCGGCGCTCAGCCATCGTCCGCCCCCCGCTCCAGTCCCGGGCGCCCGGTGGCGTCTGGCCAGTGGCCAACTCTCTCTCGCTCCAGTTACGGCGGCGCTCAGCCAACGTCCGGCCCCTGCTTCAGTCCCGGGCGCCCAGCGGCGTCCGGCCAGCGGccatttctctctctcactccagttccggcggcgctcggccagcgTCCGCACCCCGTGCCAGTCCCAGGTGCCCGGAGGCGTCTGGCCAGCGGCCATCTCTCTCTCGCTCCAGCTCCAGCGGCGCTCGGCTAGCGGCCGCCTCTCGCTCCAGTTCCAGCGCACGATCTGTGGCCGCCTTCACCCTTTGTCTGGCATCCTGGACACCCTCCTGCTCTGCCCGGCCGGGACTCACTCGTATGGCGTCTTGGTCGACCCCCAGCAGGATTGCGATGACCTGTACCCATTCAG TGTTTGTACAATCACAATATGAGAGGAAGCTGAGGCACCCTGGCGTCTAG
- the LOC144014827 gene encoding uncharacterized protein LOC144014827 isoform X1 — protein sequence MLMHRTPGWEQPSRSAPRPTRGFTPASASSPQTSSTAASSQVKFIFIKSKNLVCYSLKSKNHVRCGFKLSQVKSIFIILKFPRLGKVAVVSSSLVSAEEPLSQVLSSRQSCHCLKFTRLGRVPVAPGQHPPPPLQFRAPRGVRPAAIPLLLQFRRRSASVCSPLQGWAPGGIQQAAFSLSLQLQRRSAIVRPPLQSRAPGGVWPVANSLSLQLRRRSANVRPLLQSRAPSGVRPAAISLSHSSSGGARPASAPRASPRCPEASGQRPSLSRSSSSGARLAAASRSSSSARSVAAFTLCLASWTPSCSARPGLTRMASWSTPSRIAMTCTHSVPRTVCCSYWCTCLGHPGAVQFRYRIRDTHKEDFHICSDSRRISSAVCKHNIQN from the exons ATGCTGATGCATCGGACTCCAGGATGGGAGCAGCCCTCTCGCAGTGCTCCCCGACCGACCAGAGGCTTCACCCCTGCCTCGGCTTCAAGTCCCCAAACCTCGTCTACCGCggcttcaagtcaagtcaagttcatCTTTATCAAGTCCAAGAACCTCGTCTGCTATAGCCTCAAGTCCAAGAACCACGTCCGCTGCGGCTTcaagttaagtcaagtcaagtccatctTTATCATTCTCAAGTTCCCTCGTCTCGGCAAAGTTGCCGTCGTCTCAAGTTCCCTCGTCTCGGCAGAAGAGCCGCTGTCTCAAGTTCTTTCATCTCGGCAGAGTTGCCATTGTCTCAAGTTCACTCgtctcggcagag TTCCGGTGGCGCCTGGCCAGCATCCACCCCCCCCGCTCCAGTTCCGGGCGCCAAGAGGCGTCCGGCCAGCGGCTATCCCTCTCttgctccagttccggcggcgctcggccagcgTCTGCTCACCTCTTCAGGGGTGGGCGCCAGGTGGCATCCAACAAGCGGccttctctctctcactccagCTCCAGCGGCGCTCAGCCATCGTCCGCCCCCCGCTCCAGTCCCGGGCGCCCGGTGGCGTCTGGCCAGTGGCCAACTCTCTCTCGCTCCAGTTACGGCGGCGCTCAGCCAACGTCCGGCCCCTGCTTCAGTCCCGGGCGCCCAGCGGCGTCCGGCCAGCGGccatttctctctctcactccagttccggcggcgctcggccagcgTCCGCACCCCGTGCCAGTCCCAGGTGCCCGGAGGCGTCTGGCCAGCGGCCATCTCTCTCTCGCTCCAGCTCCAGCGGCGCTCGGCTAGCGGCCGCCTCTCGCTCCAGTTCCAGCGCACGATCTGTGGCCGCCTTCACCCTTTGTCTGGCATCCTGGACACCCTCCTGCTCTGCCCGGCCGGGACTCACTCGTATGGCGTCTTGGTCGACCCCCAGCAGGATTGCGATGACCTGTACCCATTCAG TTCCAAGGACAGTGTGCTGCTCCTACTGGTGTACGTGCCTTGGCCACCCGGGGGCAGTACAGTTCAGATATAGAATTAGAGACACACACAAAGAAGACTTTCACATCTGCAGTGATAGTCGTCGGATTTCCTCTGCAgtttgtaaacacaacattcaaaactga
- the ndufa4l2a gene encoding NADH dehydrogenase [ubiquinone] 1 alpha subcomplex subunit 4-like 2 has translation MIFRAAFKHFKKYPGIIPQFFFICLGMGSAFLYLIRLARGPHVVWNKTKNPEPWNKLDPTYQYKFVAFTTDYKNLKKEGPEF, from the exons ATGATATTTCGGGCAGCGTTCAAGCATTTCAAGAAGTACCCTGGC ATAATCCCTCAGTTTTTCTTCATCTGTTTGGGAATGGGCAGCGCTTTTCTCTACCTGATCCGACTGGCCAGAGGACCTCATGTCGT CTGGAATAAGACCAAAAATCCTGAACCCTGGAATAAACTTGACCCCACATATCAGTACAAG TTTGTGGCCTTCACCACTGACTATAAAAATCTGAAGAAGGAAGGACCTGAATTCTGA